A window of the Desulfovibrio sp. UIB00 genome harbors these coding sequences:
- a CDS encoding GNAT family protein, with the protein MIKFETERLVLRPFEAKDAAGLLEMLSHPRVHCFASDRLDSMDAAVADVARRSADPVQLAVCLKEQDEMIGLMFAANDEPDTYGVGWHLNASHEGKGYASEAARAFLDILFTRKGARRIYAYVEDDNIRSQKLCERMGMRREGLFKEFISFVSNADGTPKYENTCLYALLKKEWENNR; encoded by the coding sequence GTGATAAAATTTGAAACGGAACGTCTTGTCCTGAGACCTTTTGAAGCCAAGGACGCGGCAGGCCTCCTTGAAATGCTTTCGCACCCACGCGTCCACTGTTTTGCGTCTGACCGTCTGGACTCGATGGACGCGGCGGTTGCCGATGTTGCGCGGCGAAGCGCAGACCCCGTGCAACTGGCGGTTTGCCTCAAAGAGCAGGATGAGATGATCGGGCTGATGTTTGCCGCGAATGATGAACCGGATACCTATGGCGTGGGCTGGCATCTGAACGCCAGCCATGAGGGAAAAGGATACGCAAGCGAGGCCGCAAGGGCGTTTCTTGATATTCTTTTTACCCGCAAGGGCGCACGGCGGATATATGCCTATGTGGAAGATGACAACATCCGCTCGCAAAAACTGTGCGAGCGGATGGGCATGCGCAGGGAAGGGCTTTTCAAGGAGTTCATTTCATTTGTCAGCAATGCCGATGGAACGCCCAAATACGAAAACACATGCCTTTATGCGCTGTTGAAAAAGGAATGGGAAAACAACCGCTAA